The Virgibacillus sp. MSP4-1 genome has a segment encoding these proteins:
- a CDS encoding ATP-binding protein: MKKSNQLVNGDVTGAQQNNCHDALVKGEDFQHLSTLPLPFLEWIDKESNHIFTVNSINGDFRYISNNVQQILGHNKEDVTRTNVLSWVHPDDYYYLRSKLPEETENHVHLTYRMKSKDGHYKWIESVISRIKYKHREYFVAYSMDISRMKETTKHLAQSEKMNVAGQLAAGIAHEIRNPLTSLKGFLQLMEAGVDVDGQYFKIMKEEIEKMESITSELLYISKPQPHHRKTVSLAELLADVCTLMRSQANMHEIDIRLITDTDHSDIECDPSQIKQVFINLIKNAIEEMLEGGVVQVKLRQTEAETIVEVQDEGPGIPETIKEKIHEPFFTTKENGTGLGLMITDQIIKEHYGHLTIKDAPVKGTIIRVTLPNHSG, translated from the coding sequence ATGAAAAAAAGTAATCAATTAGTCAATGGGGATGTAACAGGTGCTCAGCAGAATAATTGTCATGACGCACTCGTTAAAGGAGAGGATTTTCAGCACTTAAGTACACTTCCATTACCTTTTCTGGAATGGATTGACAAAGAGAGCAATCATATCTTCACAGTGAATTCCATCAACGGGGATTTTCGTTACATTTCAAACAATGTTCAGCAAATACTCGGACATAACAAGGAAGATGTAACAAGGACAAATGTTCTTTCCTGGGTACATCCGGATGATTATTATTATCTCCGCTCAAAACTGCCTGAAGAAACAGAAAATCATGTTCACTTAACTTATCGCATGAAGAGTAAGGATGGACACTACAAATGGATTGAGTCAGTGATTAGTCGCATCAAGTATAAACACCGGGAATATTTTGTAGCCTATTCCATGGACATCTCCAGGATGAAGGAAACAACGAAACACCTCGCTCAATCTGAAAAAATGAATGTCGCCGGTCAGTTGGCTGCAGGTATTGCTCACGAAATACGGAATCCTTTAACTTCACTTAAAGGTTTTTTACAGCTAATGGAAGCTGGTGTGGATGTGGATGGACAATATTTCAAGATAATGAAAGAAGAAATCGAAAAGATGGAATCCATCACTTCGGAACTCTTATACATCTCTAAACCTCAACCTCACCATCGAAAAACTGTCTCACTTGCTGAATTATTAGCCGATGTATGTACATTGATGCGCTCCCAGGCCAATATGCATGAAATTGATATTCGTCTCATAACTGATACAGACCATAGCGATATTGAATGTGATCCTTCTCAAATAAAACAGGTATTTATAAATTTAATTAAGAATGCTATTGAGGAAATGTTAGAAGGAGGAGTTGTTCAGGTTAAGCTTCGGCAGACAGAAGCTGAGACAATAGTGGAAGTTCAAGATGAAGGGCCCGGCATTCCTGAAACAATTAAAGAAAAAATTCATGAGCCTTTTTTTACTACAAAAGAGAACGGAACAGGTTTAGGCCTTATGATAACAGATCAGATTATTAAGGAACATTATGGTCATTTAACCATTAAAGATGCACCAGTAAAGGGTACAATCATACGTGTAACATTACCTAATCATTCTGGATAA
- the selB gene encoding selenocysteine-specific translation elongation factor produces the protein MKIRNYTIGMAGHIDHGKTALTKALTKKDTDRLKEEQERKISIELGFAPLKLKDTDTHVSIVDVPGHERFIRQMIAGVAGIDLVIITVAADEGIMPQTKEHIDILSLLDIKQAMIVITKIDKVDRELLELVKDDVQQFFQGSYFSQSPIIFVDSLSGKGISELKERIEVQLKNTPSRKSHRPFRMPVDQVFTMKGIGSVVRGTIYEGTIEKGDRFFVLPGQAKEAKARQIQVHNQEVEEAFAGQRTAINISGVSREDLSRGDVLVKNPMYFEESDTIDLSLQLLEDINYPVKQRAPIKFHSGANEVYGKIVFFDRNEVKQAKEEILCQVRLQEPIVINRGDRFILRRATPVETLGGGWVINPDGEKYRFGNETIQKLQQLKESTPESLVLQLLQEEKWVEHADLMRRLSLSQTTLDHILHEQMKKGQVVQIEGYYSTSDIIKELKTRLYSKLSAFHEDYPLKEGVNKPELLQSDDTPDNVFEKLLNQWISDKELKQYQQYISLYSFSPAMPPEWKKRMENVIHHIFEDHILVKEWITYLEKEGIPEELHEDFRKFLISQKIVYPLTDKHLIHSRTLNVQARKLSKNTDEYFTLKEAKKVWDISRKYLIPLLELMDALRFTERVDGDRKWICRPN, from the coding sequence ATGAAAATAAGAAATTACACCATAGGAATGGCGGGACATATAGACCACGGAAAAACCGCCCTTACCAAAGCTCTAACAAAAAAAGATACAGACAGGCTTAAGGAAGAACAGGAACGGAAAATCTCGATTGAACTGGGTTTTGCACCGTTAAAGTTAAAGGATACCGATACCCATGTATCGATTGTTGATGTACCTGGCCATGAAAGATTTATACGTCAAATGATTGCCGGAGTGGCCGGTATTGATTTAGTCATCATAACGGTTGCAGCTGACGAAGGTATTATGCCGCAGACGAAAGAGCATATTGATATTCTTTCCCTTCTTGATATAAAACAGGCCATGATTGTCATTACGAAGATTGATAAAGTTGATCGTGAGCTTTTAGAGCTCGTTAAAGATGATGTTCAGCAGTTTTTTCAGGGGTCTTATTTTAGCCAGTCCCCGATTATTTTTGTTGACAGTCTTTCAGGAAAGGGAATTTCAGAGCTGAAGGAACGTATTGAAGTACAACTGAAGAATACTCCTTCAAGGAAATCACATCGTCCTTTTCGAATGCCTGTAGACCAGGTATTTACTATGAAGGGGATAGGTTCTGTCGTGCGCGGAACCATTTATGAAGGGACCATTGAGAAAGGAGATCGCTTTTTCGTATTACCCGGGCAAGCGAAGGAGGCAAAAGCTCGTCAAATTCAGGTACATAATCAGGAGGTAGAAGAGGCCTTTGCGGGACAGCGTACAGCGATTAATATTTCCGGTGTCTCCAGGGAAGACCTGAGTCGAGGAGATGTATTAGTAAAAAATCCGATGTATTTTGAGGAATCGGATACAATTGACCTGTCTCTGCAACTGTTAGAGGATATTAATTACCCTGTGAAGCAGCGTGCACCTATTAAGTTTCACAGTGGGGCAAATGAAGTTTATGGTAAAATCGTATTTTTTGACCGGAATGAAGTCAAGCAGGCTAAGGAGGAAATTCTTTGTCAGGTTCGACTGCAGGAACCTATTGTCATCAATCGGGGAGACCGATTTATCCTGCGACGTGCCACACCAGTTGAAACTCTTGGAGGGGGGTGGGTAATCAATCCTGATGGAGAAAAGTACAGATTCGGAAACGAGACGATACAAAAGCTGCAGCAGCTAAAGGAAAGTACGCCTGAATCTCTTGTCCTGCAGCTACTGCAGGAAGAAAAATGGGTCGAACATGCTGACCTTATGCGAAGGTTATCCCTTTCTCAAACGACGCTGGACCATATTCTTCACGAACAGATGAAAAAGGGGCAAGTGGTGCAGATAGAAGGTTATTATTCCACTTCTGACATTATAAAGGAATTAAAGACTCGTCTGTATTCAAAATTATCTGCTTTTCATGAAGATTATCCATTAAAGGAAGGTGTGAATAAACCTGAACTTCTGCAGTCAGATGATACACCGGATAACGTCTTTGAAAAGCTGTTGAATCAATGGATATCAGACAAAGAGTTGAAGCAGTATCAGCAATATATTTCGTTATACTCATTTTCTCCAGCTATGCCACCAGAATGGAAAAAACGTATGGAGAATGTCATTCATCATATCTTTGAAGATCACATTCTGGTGAAAGAATGGATCACTTATCTGGAAAAAGAAGGGATACCGGAAGAGTTGCATGAGGACTTCAGGAAGTTTTTAATCAGTCAGAAAATCGTTTACCCATTAACGGATAAGCATCTAATTCACAGCCGTACACTGAACGTTCAAGCGAGGAAGCTAAGTAAGAATACGGATGAGTATTTTACGCTTAAAGAAGCCAAGAAAGTATGGGATATATCAAGAAAATATTTGATTCCATTACTGGAGCTCATGGACGCATTGCGGTTTACGGAAAGAGTGGATGGTGATCGCAAGTGGATTTGCCGGCCAAATTAA
- a CDS encoding Rdx family protein yields MKEMKLIPGSGGVFEISVNEATIFSKKETGIFPDPNQIIEIVEDLKHT; encoded by the coding sequence ATTAAAGAAATGAAGCTTATCCCTGGTTCAGGAGGAGTCTTTGAAATATCGGTAAACGAAGCAACGATTTTCTCAAAAAAGGAAACAGGAATTTTCCCGGATCCTAATCAGATCATTGAAATAGTAGAAGATCTGAAACACACATAA
- the selA gene encoding L-seryl-tRNA(Sec) selenium transferase, translating to MKELLRRIPPVHDIQRKQEIKEIQEHLNITREKLKHWIQTEIEHVRQLMMTNKREFQHKEEIEKYILYQVKQKSMNWKKDNLTRVINATGTILHTNLGRARLSDESLEHVANVAKHYSNLEYSTKKGERGSRHSIVEELIKEVTGAEAALVVNNNAAAVYLTLRALAKNQEIIVSRGELVEIGGSFRVSSIMSESDAQLVEVGTTNKTHDFDYVDAINEQTAMILKVHTSNFKITGFTEQVNTEDLATIANKNRLIYYEDLGSGALINLKDYGIGDEPVVRDILEAGAHLVSFSGDKLLGGPQAGIVAGRKDLIDVLKRHQLARVLRVDKMTLAALETTLRMYAKGTHSSLMSIPAIRDILRPASEIMENVQAFLEKATANTMLTFDIRDSYATIGGGTMPDEQVQSYGVLVQSNVISPEELESRLRNQDTPVIGRFLDEKLFLDFRTLDHHDIDQLHRILASINQDLEVM from the coding sequence GTGAAAGAATTGCTTAGAAGAATCCCACCTGTTCATGACATTCAAAGGAAGCAAGAAATTAAGGAAATTCAGGAGCATTTGAATATTACGAGAGAGAAGCTGAAGCATTGGATACAAACGGAAATCGAACATGTCCGTCAATTGATGATGACAAATAAACGAGAATTTCAACATAAAGAAGAAATTGAAAAATATATTCTTTATCAGGTAAAGCAGAAGAGTATGAATTGGAAAAAGGACAATCTCACAAGGGTCATAAATGCCACCGGAACCATCTTACATACAAATTTAGGTCGGGCGAGATTATCAGATGAGTCCCTTGAACATGTGGCGAATGTGGCTAAGCATTATTCAAACTTAGAGTATAGCACAAAGAAGGGGGAACGGGGGTCCAGACACAGCATTGTTGAAGAGCTTATTAAAGAAGTGACAGGGGCTGAGGCTGCACTTGTTGTGAATAACAATGCGGCAGCTGTTTATTTAACCTTACGAGCCCTGGCTAAAAATCAGGAAATCATTGTCTCAAGGGGAGAGCTTGTTGAAATCGGCGGGAGCTTTCGAGTTTCCTCTATTATGTCGGAAAGCGATGCACAATTAGTTGAAGTAGGAACGACGAATAAAACTCATGATTTTGATTATGTGGACGCTATAAATGAACAGACTGCAATGATCCTGAAAGTACATACGAGCAACTTTAAAATAACTGGTTTTACTGAACAGGTAAACACAGAGGATCTTGCTACTATCGCAAATAAGAATCGTTTGATTTATTATGAAGATTTGGGAAGCGGGGCTCTCATCAATTTGAAGGACTATGGAATTGGCGATGAACCCGTTGTAAGAGATATTTTAGAAGCGGGAGCTCATTTAGTTTCTTTTAGTGGTGACAAGCTATTAGGGGGACCGCAGGCAGGTATAGTTGCGGGCAGAAAAGATCTCATTGACGTGTTAAAACGCCATCAACTGGCAAGAGTTCTGCGAGTGGACAAAATGACGTTGGCCGCTCTGGAAACCACGTTAAGAATGTACGCCAAAGGGACACATTCTTCACTCATGAGTATACCAGCTATAAGGGATATTTTAAGACCTGCCTCAGAAATCATGGAAAATGTTCAGGCATTTTTGGAGAAGGCAACTGCAAACACCATGCTCACTTTTGACATCCGTGATAGCTATGCAACGATTGGTGGGGGGACCATGCCGGATGAGCAAGTTCAAAGCTATGGTGTTCTTGTTCAATCCAATGTTATATCTCCTGAAGAGCTTGAAAGCCGTTTGCGTAATCAGGATACACCCGTTATTGGGCGGTTCCTGGATGAAAAGCTGTTTTTGGATTTCAGAACATTGGACCATCATGATATTGATCAGTTGCACAGGATACTCGCCAGTATTAATCAGGATTTAGAGGTCATGTGA
- a CDS encoding small acid-soluble spore protein P, giving the protein MAEQKNSKLNRQAKQPYGVPMKGSKKVKKRNHTRQKKGASHDL; this is encoded by the coding sequence TTGGCTGAACAAAAAAATTCCAAATTAAATCGCCAGGCCAAGCAACCTTACGGCGTCCCCATGAAAGGTTCAAAAAAAGTAAAAAAACGTAACCATACCAGACAGAAAAAGGGCGCATCACATGACCTCTAA
- the acnA gene encoding aconitate hydratase AcnA yields the protein MADNAFNARKNFEVNGKTYHYYDLKALENAGIGKISRLPFSVRVLLESILRQHDGTVIKDEHVEKLAKWGTKDGNVDVPFKPSRVILQDFTGVPAVVDLASLRKAMVDMGGSPDSINPEVPVDLVIDHSVQVDKYGSPDALNLNMELEFDRNKERYEFLHWAQKAFDNYRAVPPATGIVHQVNLEYLANVVHSAETEDGEVEAFPDTLVGTDSHTTMINGLGILGWGVGGIEAEAGMLGQPSYVPAPEVIGVKLTGKFPEGTTATDLALKVTQALREKNVVGKFVEFFGPGLSEMPLADRATISNMAPEYGATCGFFPVDNESLEYLRLTGRSEEQIKLVETYCKQNELFYTPDQEDPEFTDLVEIDLSELEPNLSGPKRPQDRIPLSQMKESFNKALTAPAGNHGFGLEENEKDKEAVVKFSNGEETVMKTGALAIAAITSCTNTSNPHVMLGAGLLAKNAVEKGLEVPSYVKTSLAPGSKVVTRYLEDAGLMEYLDKLGFNLVGYGCTTCIGNSGPLLPEIEEAIAESDLTAASVLSGNRNFEGRIHPLVKANYLASPPLVVAYALAGTVDIDLKNEPLGKDKDGNDVYFKDIWPESEAVKEEISKVVTPDIFRKEYEEVFNSNEKWNQINTTDEPLYEWDDNSTYIQNPPFFEGLAKDPETVKPLKNLRVVGKFGDSVTTDHISPAGAIPRDMPAGKYLIEKGVSPRNFNSYGSRRGNHEVMMRGTFGNIRIRNEIAPGTEGGYTTYWPTEEIMPIYDAAMKYQEDNTGLMVIAGKDYGMGSSRDWAAKGTNLLGIKTVIAESFERIHRSNLVMMGVLPLQFKEGEGIESLGLTGKETYNVEVDESVKPHDLVKVTATDEEGKKKEFEVVARFDSDVEVDYYRHGGILQMVLRNKLK from the coding sequence ATGGCAGACAACGCCTTTAACGCGAGAAAGAATTTTGAAGTAAATGGCAAAACTTATCACTACTATGATTTGAAAGCGCTAGAAAATGCAGGAATTGGAAAAATATCTCGTTTGCCTTTTTCTGTACGTGTATTACTGGAATCGATTTTAAGGCAGCATGATGGTACCGTTATCAAAGATGAGCACGTGGAAAAACTGGCTAAATGGGGAACAAAAGATGGGAATGTTGATGTACCATTTAAACCATCCCGTGTTATTTTACAGGACTTCACAGGTGTACCAGCTGTAGTTGATCTGGCCTCCTTACGTAAAGCCATGGTTGATATGGGAGGTAGTCCGGATTCTATTAATCCCGAGGTACCTGTTGACCTGGTTATTGACCACTCGGTACAGGTTGACAAATACGGATCTCCTGACGCATTAAATTTAAATATGGAACTTGAATTCGACCGTAACAAAGAGCGTTATGAGTTCCTTCACTGGGCTCAGAAAGCATTTGATAACTATCGAGCGGTTCCACCTGCGACAGGTATTGTTCATCAGGTAAACCTGGAATACCTTGCTAACGTTGTTCATTCAGCTGAAACCGAAGATGGTGAAGTGGAAGCTTTCCCTGATACCTTAGTAGGTACAGACTCTCATACAACGATGATTAACGGTCTGGGTATCCTCGGCTGGGGTGTTGGCGGAATCGAAGCTGAAGCAGGTATGCTTGGTCAGCCTTCTTATGTTCCAGCGCCTGAGGTTATTGGTGTTAAACTTACCGGTAAATTTCCTGAAGGGACAACAGCAACCGACTTGGCACTAAAAGTTACACAGGCTCTTCGTGAGAAAAATGTCGTTGGAAAATTTGTTGAATTCTTTGGCCCGGGTTTAAGTGAAATGCCACTTGCAGATCGGGCTACCATTTCTAATATGGCGCCTGAATATGGTGCAACTTGTGGTTTCTTCCCGGTAGACAACGAATCTCTTGAATATCTTCGTCTGACTGGACGCAGTGAAGAGCAAATTAAACTTGTTGAAACTTATTGTAAACAAAATGAGCTATTTTATACACCGGACCAGGAAGATCCTGAATTTACTGATCTTGTGGAAATCGATCTTTCTGAGCTTGAACCAAACCTTTCCGGTCCAAAACGCCCGCAGGATCGTATTCCACTGTCCCAAATGAAGGAATCTTTCAATAAGGCGTTAACAGCTCCAGCCGGCAACCATGGTTTTGGTTTAGAAGAAAATGAGAAGGATAAAGAGGCTGTTGTTAAGTTCTCCAATGGCGAAGAAACGGTTATGAAAACAGGAGCACTTGCTATTGCAGCTATTACATCCTGTACTAATACATCAAATCCGCATGTCATGTTAGGAGCAGGCTTACTTGCTAAAAATGCCGTTGAAAAAGGACTTGAGGTACCTTCATATGTAAAAACATCACTGGCACCAGGTTCTAAGGTTGTTACGCGTTACTTAGAAGATGCAGGTCTTATGGAATACCTGGATAAGCTAGGCTTTAACCTGGTTGGTTACGGTTGTACAACATGTATTGGTAACTCCGGACCACTTCTTCCTGAAATTGAAGAAGCTATTGCAGAGAGTGATTTAACAGCTGCATCCGTCCTTTCCGGTAACCGAAACTTTGAGGGGCGTATTCATCCACTCGTAAAAGCAAACTACCTTGCTTCACCACCATTGGTTGTTGCTTATGCACTTGCTGGTACTGTGGATATTGATCTGAAAAACGAACCACTTGGCAAGGATAAGGATGGAAATGATGTATACTTTAAAGACATCTGGCCAGAAAGTGAAGCAGTAAAAGAGGAAATATCAAAGGTTGTTACACCGGACATTTTCCGTAAAGAGTATGAGGAAGTGTTTAATTCCAATGAAAAATGGAACCAGATTAATACTACGGATGAGCCCCTTTACGAGTGGGATGACAACTCTACTTATATCCAGAACCCTCCATTCTTTGAAGGGCTGGCAAAAGATCCTGAAACCGTAAAACCTTTGAAGAATTTACGTGTAGTGGGTAAATTTGGAGATTCTGTCACTACCGACCATATTTCCCCAGCTGGTGCTATTCCAAGAGATATGCCTGCTGGTAAGTACTTAATTGAAAAAGGCGTTTCTCCACGTAACTTCAACTCCTATGGTTCCCGTCGCGGAAACCATGAAGTGATGATGCGCGGAACGTTTGGAAATATCCGAATTCGAAATGAGATTGCCCCTGGAACAGAAGGCGGTTATACGACTTATTGGCCAACAGAAGAAATTATGCCCATTTATGATGCTGCGATGAAATACCAGGAGGACAATACAGGATTAATGGTTATTGCCGGTAAGGATTATGGTATGGGAAGTTCCCGTGACTGGGCGGCAAAAGGCACAAATCTTTTAGGTATTAAGACCGTTATTGCTGAAAGTTTTGAGCGAATTCATCGCTCCAACCTTGTTATGATGGGTGTGCTTCCTCTCCAGTTTAAAGAAGGAGAAGGCATTGAATCCCTTGGTCTAACCGGTAAGGAAACCTATAACGTTGAGGTTGACGAAAGTGTTAAGCCGCATGATCTGGTTAAGGTTACAGCAACAGACGAAGAAGGTAAAAAGAAAGAGTTTGAAGTTGTTGCCCGTTTTGATAGTGACGTGGAAGTAGATTATTACCGTCACGGCGGAATTCTTCAAATGGTCCTGCGAAACAAGCTAAAATAA
- a CDS encoding redoxin domain-containing protein, translating into MKLIKRLIGPAIILTMFTIVVFNFAQEQSSDSRAKNAEEFDGVAVAVPDEYESKNQTSVEIGKTAPDFTLHTMEGEQVKLSDFYGEKVMLNFWASWCKPCRKEMPEMQKFHEKYGDKMNIIAVNATGYETTEDNVQDFINKYNLTFPVPLDQELTVSMDQYQVFNLPSSYFINTEGKVMEKYSGSITFEVLKEKMTNLQ; encoded by the coding sequence ATGAAACTCATCAAACGTTTGATTGGACCAGCGATCATTTTAACCATGTTTACCATTGTTGTTTTTAATTTTGCCCAGGAACAGTCAAGTGACAGCCGTGCAAAAAACGCGGAAGAATTTGACGGGGTTGCCGTAGCTGTTCCAGATGAATACGAATCAAAGAATCAAACTTCCGTTGAAATCGGGAAAACTGCCCCTGACTTCACCTTACATACCATGGAAGGGGAGCAGGTAAAATTGTCCGATTTTTATGGTGAGAAAGTTATGCTTAACTTTTGGGCATCCTGGTGCAAGCCGTGCAGAAAAGAAATGCCGGAAATGCAGAAATTTCATGAAAAATACGGAGATAAAATGAACATTATTGCGGTAAATGCAACAGGGTATGAGACCACAGAAGACAATGTCCAGGATTTCATAAATAAATATAATCTGACCTTTCCTGTACCTTTAGATCAGGAACTAACCGTATCGATGGATCAATACCAGGTATTTAATCTTCCCTCCAGTTACTTTATTAATACAGAGGGAAAGGTTATGGAAAAGTATTCCGGTTCCATTACCTTTGAAGTTCTAAAAGAAAAAATGACAAATTTACAATAA
- a CDS encoding FbpB family small basic protein → MNKRRKLSFAEMLELEREQIRQNPELMDKIEQKLEDRLSSGTMETAEE, encoded by the coding sequence ATGAATAAAAGAAGGAAGCTAAGTTTTGCTGAAATGTTAGAACTGGAACGTGAACAAATCAGACAAAATCCAGAACTTATGGATAAAATTGAACAAAAGCTTGAGGATAGACTTTCCTCAGGTACTATGGAGACAGCTGAAGAGTAA
- the sspN gene encoding small acid-soluble spore protein N — MGNPRKNSEQYKPNKHGHISKSFDGNKGRKYQTKGKEAQWIQPKGN, encoded by the coding sequence ATGGGAAATCCAAGAAAAAACTCTGAACAATATAAACCGAATAAACATGGGCATATCAGTAAAAGCTTTGATGGAAATAAAGGCCGGAAATATCAGACCAAAGGAAAAGAAGCACAGTGGATTCAACCTAAAGGAAATTAA
- the tlp gene encoding small acid-soluble spore protein Tlp, which translates to MNHRQNQPKPDDRSDNVEKLQEMVQNTIENMEEAEETAQYASGNDRADIEAKNERRRDSIEAMRNEIKDEVRDQNH; encoded by the coding sequence ATGAACCATCGACAAAATCAGCCAAAACCAGATGATCGTTCAGATAATGTTGAAAAACTTCAGGAAATGGTACAAAACACCATTGAAAATATGGAAGAAGCCGAAGAAACAGCACAGTATGCCTCCGGAAATGACCGTGCTGATATCGAAGCAAAAAACGAACGTAGAAGAGATTCCATTGAAGCTATGCGAAATGAAATTAAAGATGAAGTTCGCGATCAGAATCATTAA
- a CDS encoding thioesterase family protein, whose protein sequence is MKVVETDIQVRYQETDQMGVVYHANYLVWFEIGRTRFLEELGFQYHEMEKEDIVSPVLDADVQFKTPVRYGEQARVKTWIDSYDGLKVVYAYEIRNGNDEVSVTGKTSHVCVKKDSFRPVSTRKKFPALHEAYLEAKGE, encoded by the coding sequence GTGAAAGTAGTAGAAACAGACATACAGGTAAGATATCAGGAAACCGATCAAATGGGAGTCGTATACCATGCCAATTATTTAGTATGGTTTGAGATAGGACGGACCCGCTTTCTGGAGGAATTGGGCTTCCAATATCATGAGATGGAAAAAGAAGATATTGTTTCTCCGGTACTGGATGCCGATGTACAATTTAAAACCCCGGTTCGATATGGTGAGCAAGCACGCGTAAAAACATGGATTGATTCTTATGACGGTCTGAAAGTGGTTTATGCCTATGAAATACGTAATGGAAATGACGAAGTGTCAGTGACAGGCAAAACCTCACATGTCTGTGTGAAAAAGGACAGCTTCAGACCTGTTTCGACCAGGAAAAAGTTTCCGGCACTTCACGAGGCCTATCTTGAAGCAAAGGGTGAATGA
- the yidD gene encoding membrane protein insertion efficiency factor YidD — MKYFFISIIHLYRKYISPLKSPSCRFQPTCSEYGLEAYKKFGALKGTYLTVKRILKCHPFHPGGFDPVPDKKRQSNK, encoded by the coding sequence ATGAAATATTTTTTTATCTCTATTATACATTTGTATCGCAAATATATTTCACCACTAAAATCGCCTTCCTGCCGTTTTCAGCCTACTTGTTCTGAATACGGATTGGAAGCGTATAAAAAGTTTGGGGCTTTGAAAGGGACCTATTTAACGGTAAAACGAATTTTAAAATGCCACCCCTTTCATCCCGGAGGATTTGATCCTGTCCCGGACAAGAAGCGTCAAAGTAACAAATAG
- the folE2 gene encoding GTP cyclohydrolase FolE2 — protein MSKVQKQKKKLPSKEERHELFGSVPPGPRTKPTEKDQMPDLQNTSRDFLFELDEVGIQNVKHPIVIHSKMKPFNQTTIGTFSFSSSIRQESKGTNMSRFTEQLNRYYENGFTLDIEMMKEFTKELAQRLKQQDATMEVSFPWFFERKGPDSELAGMNHATASIRVEYHAQANFDVNVSLEGTITTLCPCSKEISEYSAHNQRGKVTMAATLSDDFNEQEIDWKLALLEAAESNASARIHPVLKRPDEKVVTETAYENPRFVEDIVRLVAADLYEMPFVKVFDVKCVNEESIHLHDAVASIHYDKTKEND, from the coding sequence ATGTCTAAAGTACAAAAACAGAAAAAGAAATTACCTTCCAAAGAAGAACGTCATGAGTTATTCGGATCGGTCCCTCCAGGTCCAAGAACAAAACCTACAGAAAAGGATCAGATGCCCGACCTTCAAAATACAAGCCGGGATTTTCTATTTGAACTGGATGAAGTTGGTATTCAGAATGTGAAACATCCCATTGTGATTCACAGTAAAATGAAGCCATTTAATCAGACCACCATTGGCACATTTTCTTTTTCATCAAGTATACGGCAGGAAAGTAAAGGAACAAATATGAGCCGTTTTACTGAGCAGTTAAATCGCTATTACGAAAATGGGTTTACGCTTGATATTGAAATGATGAAAGAATTCACGAAAGAACTTGCCCAGCGTCTCAAACAACAGGATGCAACGATGGAGGTTAGCTTCCCGTGGTTTTTTGAGCGTAAAGGACCTGATTCTGAACTTGCAGGCATGAATCATGCCACCGCTTCTATACGTGTGGAATACCATGCTCAAGCCAATTTTGATGTGAACGTATCATTGGAAGGAACCATTACTACTCTCTGCCCTTGTTCAAAAGAGATCAGTGAATACAGCGCTCATAACCAGAGGGGGAAAGTCACCATGGCTGCGACTTTATCCGATGACTTTAACGAACAGGAAATAGATTGGAAACTGGCTCTATTGGAAGCTGCGGAATCCAATGCAAGTGCTCGTATCCATCCTGTATTAAAGCGTCCGGATGAGAAAGTGGTAACAGAGACCGCTTATGAGAATCCGCGATTTGTAGAGGATATTGTGCGATTGGTTGCAGCTGATTTATATGAAATGCCCTTTGTAAAAGTCTTCGATGTAAAATGTGTGAATGAAGAGTCCATACACCTTCATGATGCAGTGGCAAGTATTCATTACGATAAAACCAAGGAAAACGATTAG